The DNA segment ATCAGGTACTTACTGCCACCGATATTGAGATTATCCTTTTAGATACTCCTCTGAAAACAACAAGACAGATCAGCCGACCCCTGAACCTGTGGCTCTTGCAGGTCGATCTTGCTAAGATACAGTTACATCAAGCACGGCGTTTCGTGGAAGCTATCCCTGAAGTGCTCTATGTTCAGTATGATCATTATCTAAGTGAACGTTTAGAACCGGATGATCCTTCTTATGGTGTACAATGGAATTTTGAAAACACGGGTCAGTCCGGTGGAACAGAAGATGCTGATATTGATGCAGCGGATGCCTGGGAGATCACTACCGGGGGCACAACCATACTTGGTCGGGAGATCGTCGCCGGGATTGTGGATGGAGGTTGTGACATGATTCATCCTGATCTGTTGGCCAATTTCTGGTCAAACCCAGCTGACACTGCAGGTAACGGAATTGATGACGACGAAAATGGTTGGGTCGATGATTCACTGGGCTGGAATGTGTATGGGAACAATGGAGATATCCCGGTAAGCAGTCATGGGACTCACGTTGCTGGGATCGTTGGTGCCCATTCAAACAATGCCAATCAAGTTGCCGGTGTGAATTGGAATGTAAAACTGATGATTGTTGCCGGAGCCAGTACCACCACTGCAACAGCACTAACAGCCTATTCGTATATATGGGAACAGAAATTGATCTGGATCGGATCCGAAGGAGCCAGGGGAGCCTTCGTTGTTACGGCAAATTCCAGTTTTGGTCTTAACTATGGTGATTGCGATTCAGTTGATTATCCAGCATGGAATGATATGTATAACAACATGGGTGAAGCCGGTATTCTCTCAGTTGCAGCCACTGCTAATGCCAATATAAATGTTGATGTATCCGGTGACTTGCCCACCAGTTGTGATAGTCCCTATCTGATAACGGTGACAAACACCAATAGGTATGACCAGAAAGCCTCATCAGGGTACGGTGCTGAATCTATTGATCTGGGTGCACCTGGTTCAAGTATTCTCTCAACCAACTCAAATCAGGGTACGACCTATAAATCAGGCACATCAATGTCAGCGCCACACGTGGCTGGAGCGATCGCGTTAATGCATGCAGCAGCCAGTCCGGAGTTAGCTCAATATTATGAAGAACAGCCCGGTTTAGCTGCGCACATATTTAAATCCATGGTCCTGACCTCGGTTGATACATTGGCCTCCCTGCAGGGGATCACGGTATCTGAGGGTCGCTTAAACCTGCATCAGGCAGTTCAACGTGCTGCTTCATGGACAGCGAGTGCCAATGGAGATCTGAATTTGGATGACCTGGTGAATATTCAGGATGTTATTGTAATGGTGAATCTGATTTTGGGATTGATCGAAACCACACCTGAATTACTGGCAGCCGCTGATCTTAATTATGATACTCAGGTTACGGTTCAGGATTTGATATTTATTATTGATATCATTATTCAGTAATA comes from the Candidatus Neomarinimicrobiota bacterium genome and includes:
- a CDS encoding S8 family serine peptidase, with amino-acid sequence MSKIILTLIISVNFCLGGAPLFVENQLIVRFDQVLTATDIEIILLDTPLKTTRQISRPLNLWLLQVDLAKIQLHQARRFVEAIPEVLYVQYDHYLSERLEPDDPSYGVQWNFENTGQSGGTEDADIDAADAWEITTGGTTILGREIVAGIVDGGCDMIHPDLLANFWSNPADTAGNGIDDDENGWVDDSLGWNVYGNNGDIPVSSHGTHVAGIVGAHSNNANQVAGVNWNVKLMIVAGASTTTATALTAYSYIWEQKLIWIGSEGARGAFVVTANSSFGLNYGDCDSVDYPAWNDMYNNMGEAGILSVAATANANINVDVSGDLPTSCDSPYLITVTNTNRYDQKASSGYGAESIDLGAPGSSILSTNSNQGTTYKSGTSMSAPHVAGAIALMHAAASPELAQYYEEQPGLAAHIFKSMVLTSVDTLASLQGITVSEGRLNLHQAVQRAASWTASANGDLNLDDLVNIQDVIVMVNLILGLIETTPELLAAADLNYDTQVTVQDLIFIIDIIIQ